A single window of Gossypium arboreum isolate Shixiya-1 chromosome 13, ASM2569848v2, whole genome shotgun sequence DNA harbors:
- the LOC108463176 gene encoding cyclin-D2-1-like has translation MSLSHSHPTPLNNSPALSGSSTTTATTTSSLSSGDSAAVELVTREPGTSSHNYGPSDEDTISTLIDMESYHMPFPDYLHRCQQRSIDVIARQDSINWILKVHAYYNFSPVTAFLSVNYLDRFLSSYSLPLPNGWPFQLLSVACLSLAAKMEEAEVPLLLDLQLFEPRFVFEPETVQRMELRVMAALNWRLRSVTPFEYLHLFLCKFPSLPDSFASLLSASSDLILSTTRVIDFLQFAPSAMAAAAVFCALGEGFQFPAYDAFFPESVNKEMVRSCHQLMEKYLIDTCPSARLKEPSVQPSLAPPSPVGVLDAAACGSCDTRSSSSQLEPPAKRLRSSAQDVQQQ, from the exons ATGTCCCTCTCTCACTCTCACCCAACTCCCTTAAACAACTCCCCTGCCTTATCCGGTAGTAGCACCACCACCGCCACCACGACCAGCAGCTTGTCTTCCGGCGACTCCGCTGCCGTTGAACTGGTAACTCGGGAACCCGGTACGTCGTCCCACAATTATGGACCGTCCGATGAGGATACCATTTCAACACTCATCGACATGGAATCCTATCACATGCCTTTCCCCGATTACCTCCATCGTTGCCAGCAACGTTCCATCGACGTCATAGCCCGTCAAGACTCCATCAATTGGATCCTAAAG GTGCATGCATACTATAATTTCAGCCCAGTAACGGCGTTTCTCTCTGTCAACTACTTAGACCGTTTCCTCTCTTCATATTCACTTCCG CTACCAAATGGGTGGCCGTTTCAGCTTCTATCAGTGGCTTGTTTATCTTTGGCGGCGAAAATGGAGGAAGCCGAGGTGCCATTGTTGCTGGACCTTCAACTGTTTGAACCCAGATTCGTTTTCGAACCCGAAACCGTCCAAAGAATGGAGCTCCGTGTGATGGCCGCTCTCAATTGGAGACTACGCTCTGTAACTCCCTTTGAATATCTCCATCTCTTCCTTTGCAAGTTCCCTTCCTTACCCGATTCTTTTGCTTCTCTTCTCTCTGCTTCTTCGGATCTAATTCTCAGCACCACTCGTG TTATTGATTTCTTGCAGTTTGCACCGTCGGCAATGGCAGCAGCCGCCGTCTTTTGTGCTCTCGGAGAGGGTTTTCAGTTTCCGGCCTATGACGCCTTTTTCCCCGAGAGTGTAAACAAA GAAATGGTGAGAAGCTGTCACCAACTCATGGAGAAATACTTGATCGACACGTGTCCATCTGCTCGGCTCAAGGAGCCAAGCGTCCAGCCGTCACTCGCTCCTCCAAGCCCAGTCGGCGTCCTCGACGCGGCTGCTTGTGGCAGCTGTGATACGCGTAGTTCCAGTAGCCAACTAGAGCCGCCAGCCAAGAGGTTACGCTCCTCTGCTCAGGATGTACAGCAACAGTAG